A segment of the Corythoichthys intestinalis isolate RoL2023-P3 chromosome 16, ASM3026506v1, whole genome shotgun sequence genome:
ATACCCCCATCGTCCTCGCAGGGACCCTCAAGCTGTTGCGTGTCAGAAGTGTATGAGCGAGTGTGAAGAGCTCTTTGGTAAGTATGCCAGGCTAGCCAACCCCTTGAATTGCAACGACGGAAGGGCGAAGGAAGGAGACGATGTTCAGGGACAGAACGGTAATGGAGGTGAAGTGGAAATGGGTGAAGACGAATGTGTTAAACGTAGGCCGTCCTATACGCCGCAGCTAATTAAAGCTAAGTCTGCAAAATGTTTCGACAAGCGCCTCAAAACCCTCCAAGAGCTGTGCGATAACGCCTTCTACGATGCCACTGTGGAGCTTCTGAAGGAGACTGAAAGGAGTTTCCGAGGTGACCTATGCTATCTGCATACCCGTCGCTTGGACCTAGCACTGCGGAGAAAGCAGAGAATTATTAACTTTCTATTTGAGGAGGAACTCTGTGAAGATGACTATGATGATCTTGACGGCAGGGCAACATTAAGAACATTTTGCGCTATGAACCATGCTGTAGACAACTCCACACTCATAAGTCCAGTACCTATTGTAGTCGGACCAGAACCTTCAAAGCCTTACGACCCTCCCTGTGACACTAGCCATGCTCAAGACCTCACGCGGGGAGACGGGAATTTTAATTCCTCGTGTTTTGACCAGGATATGGATACCCAGAAGAGCTCTGAGAAATCTAATGGAAACTGTAGCAATCAAACAAGTCTGAAGCCAGAGGTTCTAGATCTTGAGTCTGACTCGACCCCAGATTGCGAATATAAAACTGATCTGGATGCTAAGAGCAACAGTGAATGGGTGGAGGCTGCTACTGATGGAGAAAGGGAACCCAGTGCTTTGTTAGAAGAAACTACCagggaggaggaatgcgaagaCTCAAAGTTAGTTCCGATGGATGCCACATGCTGTATGACTCATGAAGGATTTATTGATAATCCGCCTGATGTGGCGCCTAATTTCACTGTTCACATCCGAGATACTCAAATCCCGGTTGTCAACCAGGAGCCCCAAGCCCTACTTCCGCTCCAGGATGACTATGCCGTGGGATCCCCGAGCTCAGAGAACCACACAGCTGGACTCCTTGGAGATGGTGTGTCTCGTGCCTCAGTCGAGGACGGGTCTGATTGTACCATGAGTACATCTACTGGTTCTGATTGGACAACCTCCCCTCTGGGCAACGGGGGGATGCTGACCCTGCGTCAGAAGAAGAAGGCGGGACAGGGGGCCTTGCGGTTCGTGCGACAGTACCCCTTTGCTATACAGGCTTTGTGGTGTTTGCTGAGCGGCAGGACACTTGTAGTGCTTGGGGCTGATGAGGTGAGAGTTCGTCGGCTGGTTTCTGCTCTGGCCCTATTTGTACCTGCGCCGGGGAAATGTGGAGAACGGGTGCAAGCTTGGCTCTGCTGTCCTTTCACCCTTACTGACCTGCATAGGTGGAAACTTATTggattgcaaaggtaagcattcaagaaaaaaaaggaaaaataattaGGGTTTTTACAATAAATCATTACGGTGATATATCACAACACTTTGCATCCGACTGGGCTATTGATAAGGTTTCGTGAAAAATCGATATACTGTATCGTATTAAAAAGGTGTTGCTGTTCAATAAAAGaaacaacaggttgctaccaaaatttgtACCACAAACATGTCTGTTATAATTAATAATGATAACTGATgataatagaggtgtgcaaaatttccgattcttagattattcgcgattcggccgtggaagattcgagaacgattcacaaacatccaaattccgattattgaaatatgccaagtaaagcggaagtacaacacactcagcgcgccgcgcggtcttcgggacggaacagagcgggagtagctaaacattatgcttctcattaaccggcccctcgggtaatgccaacgctcaactcacggctctatctCAACTTATgccacaagataaaaaaaacacaacaacatacctgactgctgccgaaaagctgctacaagtacagctaagctacataatgttacggtagatatcatttatataggactagatggattatagactcggtagcgttagcagcacatctgcaaaaagctagatgcgggcgttagtaaacggccgccatcttaaagcagtacacttccctgcaaggctgttgtagcgaaccttccaaacaaacctaattaactttttatctaaaatactcctaaatcggtaaaatattgacttgaatctatctttaaaatagttttaaaactttcacatgtcgaaagtagacaaaagggaaattatggaataacgggagcaattttaacaactttaacggttgattcacaacattaaatgaattgaatgtagtttaaagctgctaatacagaatggggactggagttttttatttactgttacttttgtatatttgtttactgctatatgttaacttgatactgaaatagtagtttggtttagcctgagagtatttttgaacaattttggaactaatgtacaaaacatttagaaaaaaaaataaaaaataaaaaaaaggagggggtgcatcaataatcgttttataatcgaatcggagcctcagaatcgtaatcgtattcaaatcgttaggtgcccaaagattcccagctctagtagtgtactataatattaatgctagatattttttacagaattgttttgaatcatgtgggaaaggcgaagtccgtgttctgaatctgtttacgtttcattcttttgcactagttaatgctatcggcatttgacctcattgtttatttgtgatttattgttgttatttacgtgtttatttgtacttcaataaagaatttaagtgttccaaaatgtttttgggaaTTAATAAGCggaaaaaatttcattgctaaattagtaaaaacaaagggggaaaaaattattagattagtcgactaatcgtaaaaatagtcagctgactaatcgagagaaaattagtcgtttgggacagccttaGGGTGAATCCCATTTCACCCCTTGGCCCTaccccttaccccttcccctcCGTTTTGCGCGTTCACGTGTAggggtagggctgtcccaattcACGCTAATGTGCAGGGGTAGGGGTAAGGGGGAGGGCTTTCCACCCCTCCAAACGGAGGGCCATGACTACCCTCACTCCAAACGGAGGGTTACGCGAAATTTCCCAGGGTGCAAAGCGATTACCCCGAGAATCATTTCCAAAATGGCGGAGCCAAGGAAAGAAGTACACAAATGTAAGTAGCTCTGTTTATCCCTAATTTAACTATTTTAACAGTTTTAAGTTGTGATAACTGATGTAGGCGTGTCTGTTTGGTTctgtcgctttttgatgacgtcatAACTGGCGGAATGGACTTATGACGTACGTGAGTGTGAAGGGGTGTCCCAATTCGTAGGGCTAACGTTTCAAGCCCCTACCCCTTATTGCTCCGTTTGAAGGGCCAAGTGGTAGGGGGAagggggaaggggtaagggggAGGGCCAAGGGATGAAATGGGATTCACCCTTAGTTGTACAGTGTAACGGAACCTCCACACGcttacccattttcatgcctgtttatTAAATAGTgacatcgttttaaaaaaaaacaatatattgaTTCGTGACAGGATCATATCGATAACCTGTTGGGATACGAAGTATCCTGATATATCACCATATCGATAAATTGCCGAACCCCAAATGATGACTgataaatatttttcttgatCACTCAGAGTGGCCTCCCCTGTGGGTTCAAGCATGCTGTACTCACTGTCCCGCTACAGCCGCTACATCTCCATCTTGGATGCCGACCAAAAGACGTTGCGCTGTCCACCTTATTGCGGGGAACTGCTGGCCAACATGGCTGACCACCGGACCTATGTTCGCCGAGGTTCCACCTACTTCCTTCATGTGCAGAGCATACTTTGTCGTCTAGCGGCCAAGGCCTTTCTGTTCACCTTCACCCACCACCTCCACCTGCCAGTGAACACCACAGAGGGTCAAGATGGCGTGGAGACCCGCCGCAACTACTTCCTTCAGGAGAGGCTGGGAGATGACGACAGCCAGATAGTGGTCTACCTCAGCCAGCTGATCACTCAGCACTACCTGCACGCTGCTGACGAGCGCAATGCAGCAGCGCATTCTTTTAATTTTAACTACACCACCAGCGTTTTATACAAAATCTGACCTTTTACAAGGAGACGGCGAGATGCCATATCCACCTTTTTAGTTTTTAATGGACTAAAGATGATCTTGCTCTTTAAGATGATCCTTTTAATCGGCGATCAAACCGCACAGTTTTTATTATAatgagtgttgcaccgatactaaTGGTATTGTTACTAATATGATGTCATCATTATCggggagtactaagaaatatTGTGCCCATTCTGTGCAATATGTAATTTTCAAGATCTACTAGTTTCCAACTGCTGGTTGCTCTACCCAAGAAGGCCACCAGCCACACACACTActgtaaaagaaaacaaatgcTGCCCGCCCTGCCACTTCAGATAGATAGGACGTCTGCCACTATAAATAGATTATGTGTGAAACAGTGCCTGACCAATCGATGATTGCAATTACTTTACAGTCGAGTATAcagtaatttattattatagcatttttttaatttgtaaaattggtATAGGTACAAAATCGGCATTGGCCGATACCAGccagtatcggtgcaacactaattgtaATATCTTTGCAAAGATGCCTTGCTGTTTATGTCTGggctgtgtttgtgtgtgtcgtAAATGAGCAAACCGTAGCGAATGTCGGGAAGTGGATTAGTTGTGAAAGCATGTTGAATCAAACATGCACGCATGCTGTAATCCTGATGCAGCAGCAAAATGgcaaatatttacaaataacGGGTTACGTTGCATTATGACACTCTTCAAGTGTGTAATGTAtcgttatgtatttttttattacaatacagcaaatgaattggacactgCTGTTCTTGTACAGAAATAGCCAATTTGGTCCCAGGCCAATTTGCAATATTATATCCGTGAAACTTCATGAGCACCATGGAAATTTGTTCCACCTTTGTCAACTACAACTTTCTCGCTGATGATTTTACAATCACACTCAACTATGCTGCTTTTAAATCCTGTAGTAGACATTTGTCCTTCTACCTACTTAGAAACAATGTAGTCGCTGGTTTTACACATGGACAAGCCGTGTTGGACTTTTAACAATAGATTTTATGCTTGAAAACATGAAGCAAGCAGTCCCAGATGCTGTCTCGATCTTGATGAATTTAATTCTGTTGTCTTTACATGATAACGCATGTCTTGGAGAAATAAGTGGTCACATATATTCTCCTTTGAGGGGCACAAAACAACAGAAAACCTGCCGACGACATCTATAGCGCTTTTTTTCTGGTATTTGGATTCTTGGGAACACTTCAAAGTTATTTAACCCTAATATAATTCATTTCACTGTTGTCTTAAAGGTGCAAGAGTGTTGTGGCATCAGCATGAGCCTGTCCTGTGCCACATCGAATCATATCGATAATATTTCCCGCTCTATTATGGGTGAAAGTATTGTTATGGACAGGATGCCCAAGTTTGATTGTTTTATGTGAGGAAGGATTAATTGTGAGGTTTATTTATAAAGTGTGATTAAATGTTGCCTGATCAGTGGTGTTTGTTGAATGTAACcacaaatcgtgtttttttaatttaaatattacCTGTAACACGTCTCCACAAATGAATATCGGATATTTGAAAAGAGCCTTATGAAATAATTCTAATACGTCGTTCTATTGGTCATTCTGTGTTTTTGCTGTATCAACTATATAACTGTACATGTGATTGCATGGAGTTAAAAGGTCAGGGTGGGAAGGTCAATGTTGTTGTTTAAATGGTTATTGAGCatgaaggcattttttttttgtatcgctTCTCTCAACTGTCTCAAAGACTAATTTTAATGTAGAGATTTTAGCATATCCTTACATTTCCCTTGACGCATTTCTTTTAACGGGTTTGGTGCATGTGACCTATTAAAGACATTTCTGTTCATGTTTTTCGCTATTTTCCctgtacagcaaaaaaagtgaatGTAAGCCATACCACAGTGTGCTTAACCTGTAAACACTCAGTGTCCTTAAGTTACATCTGCGTCATATCTGCAAACTTTTGGTGTATGGTAAGGGGGTGGTgttattttcagcagattgtgtcgtttatttttattttactataTACTAGTGTTGCACGGATACCAATTTTGGGCTCCCGGTACGGATTCCGACACCCGGTTGTGTGCTGATACTGCACCTATACAAAGTTTAtggaaaaaagaacattttttccttttattactACATTACTTTATACTGGAGTGTAAATTAATTCCTATTATGGATTAGTCAGACACTGCTGAAtctttggctgccatcgacagcacttagacgtccaatccatttgaagtgggagggatggcagcgacttCATTCGCTGCCGCCTTCCCACTTcaagtggattggatgtctactattgATGAACTCaatgaaattcacagcagaaggatgaaaagagccatgtGATAAGACATCTATCATCCTCAATGCTCTCAGTTAAATTTGtccattaatttatttaaagccATTAACATTTTTGCACTTATATTGTGTTTCCTATTGGAGTTATGAGTCATTGATGTTCCTGACAGCCACTGTGATATTGACCAACTGACAGATCATTAAAAACAAGTGCTTCAAGAGATTTGTCGTAGTACGTTTGGCTTCTCTGTGTGATGTGCTAGCTTTTGAGTtagaagttttcttcatttattattCATCACCTAATTCTCCGGCAACAGTTGAAGCAACAGGCAATTGAATGGAGCATATTAAGGCTTCAATCAATTAATCTGGGAAGCTACAAGTATTTGAATACTTTGTAACTCCCCACCTGATTTTTATGTaaaaaccataggcggagtttatgACTTTTAGGGCagtggggcacaacatgttgatgaacccAAAACactgttttaagcaataaaattaGCTTGccagaataattataataataagttgaaaataagcatcttttgtttcccatcattttttaggggaattctaaatcaggcttagGACAGTTATAGTTTTCGCCAATATAATCATccactgaatatggtacgcccaccggtgttaacaggtgttctgtcaaattttgcaccccatcagaaattgcaactttgagttaaaaattgccgcaaatacagcggttacaaagtaaacactacaaactttctataaataaaggaatatttacttacgtttgatcatggacggacatgtagaacagTTCTCCTCAaacacattctgccatgttagctgcacacagcaactgcacgctgctctctcactgtttacgtcttcgccgtgtagttaagcattaatttatgcaATATTCATGTggaacatgtactgtatgtttaccATGTTACTTGtttagcacctgtggataatattgagaatccaattgcatgtaaaagagggcttattcaccgccacaacagccttgggagcaaaatattttaagggtgcaaaatttgttgtacagttagcgtctttagtggggcatatTGaaatccgctcaccattttggcagtgctctcttggcttttcatggtccacattttcaatccttggttcttgctcagtagttgttgtcacttttgaaagcttaggtttgaaaaaaaaaaaaaaaggatatccATCATGCCTCTTCGCTCCTCaggcataagcggagtttaaggggggggacaccccccccccccccggtggccgaaaagtttcattgcatataattgactttcctatatatgtaaaagttgtaaagcaagaaaacaaacaacaaaaatgaatgaaatgaaccaaaacatatttttataatgggtctaaattatttttcgaacagatcatgataCTAggaccttagatggtcatttgctttgcatttcattttcaaaaaaaaaaaaaaaaaaatgggaaggggcatttcatttttaataaatgattttttcctttgatttaaaatacttttttataattgaagcaactttcgagggggattgaatgattaagacacaaatgccctacccataatatggcccaaacacaaaaaggattgctaaaatcaatgaaaacttttttttaatgaaaaattgtgttcaaatgcaaatttttgagtctcaaatattttttcccattcaaaaaatttttttctatgatcagaattttttttttttgatcgataAGATTTTTCttatgaaaataaatatatttttatatgaagccacttattttttgattaataatgacacaaatgtcctagccaaaatgtggcccaaacgcaaaacaacatcgcttcaatcaaaaaagttgcttcaatcaaaaaaattgacttcaatcaaagaaattcaaataaaaatagctttcaaatgcatttttttttatttcaactttatttttgcattcaaacactttttttttttttgatcgaatcattaagacacaaatctacttccatatGGTTCCTTccaagggatacaatttttgactgaggtaactacattggcacgacaccggcgggcgtaccatattcaatggatgatgatcttggtgaaaagtatagctgtcctgccagcagcctgatttagaattcccctcaagaatgatgagaaacaaacaacaacaacaaaaaacgctaattttcaatttgttattataaatattcttgcaagtaaatttttttgctgacactgcgtttcagggtcatcaacatgttgtgtcccccctgccccaaactccgcctatgtcctcaggtggttttggctaagcaaagcaaatgaccatctaaggtgctagttgtgTTACTTTGTAATTGTGAGTTTCTCAAATAAGACAACTTACAGTATGGGTTGACGGTTTTTATTGACAGAGCTTTAGTTGCAGAACAGAAGAGAGGCATCAACAACATTAACTGTCCACTGGCGGGCATTTTATCTGCTGTCTCGAGCTCGCTGCGTATGTCTGACTTCCGTGTGCTGTGACGAGCAGACATTACTAATCGAACATGCAGATACGATTTGCTCATATCATtacaatagtcacatgatctgttcgaaaaataattttgacccattattaaaaaaatatgttcatttcattcatttttcttgtTTATTTCTTTTCGACATTtataaaattcttaattttaaaattatatacaggaaagtcaattacttgcaatgacacttttcggccaccgggggggggctggcccccccttaaaatccgcttaaggTAAAAACTACTGATTAGAGTTTTCCTGCTTACATAACTTTGCACCTGAAGCTGACTCGAAGTCACTTGATTTTGAGACTATTCTGATATCAAGGACTGGTCCTCGGCAATGCATTgataggaaaaaaatgacaaatatttccacattaggcaaggcaaggcaaatttatttataaagcacaattcaacacaaggcaattcaaagtgctttacatcacatgaagatcataaaaatcacatttaaatcaatacaacgtaaaaaccaagacaatagatcgcgtttaatcacaaatagaataaaaataaataaatgaataaaaataaaacaaaaactaataataataatgataattgaaatcagcaatggagataagcacaagaggaatagaaagcaagtagattgaaatatatagacagttatggatatgcagtgctaaacaaaagcgtttttagtcgtgatttaaaagagctaacagttttagCATACTTCAGGCATAtacgacgttcaggtaacttgttccagaggtgaggatcataataactaaatgctgcctcaccctgcttgattcttgttcttggaacatgcagaagaccggttccagacgaccttaggggtctagatatctcataggaatctaacaggtcaagcatgtattttggtccaaggccattaagtgttttgtagacgagcattagtattttatagtctatcttttcactcactggaagccagtgtagcgatttcaaaacctgtgtaatgtggtccagcttccttgtatttgtgaggactctggctgcagcattctgtactagctgcagcttcctgactgatttttttttatcgagacctgtaaatataccattgcaatagtccaatctgctgaaaatgaatgcatgcatgagtttttccatgtcttgttgagtcagaagcccctttaattctggttatattttttaggtggatttagtgacggactttagatggctatcaaattttaggtctgagtcaataatttcgCCAAGGTttttgacttgatttgtagctgtaagtgacattgtgctaagttgcctgcttatctttgacctttccttttttggcccaaaaatgagatAAATTATGGCATGATGCTATCTTACCATTAGCTC
Coding sequences within it:
- the smcr8a gene encoding guanine nucleotide exchange protein smcr8a, which translates into the protein MIGSPDVVAFTKEDDDCETTADPWAIPEEFSIPLHPPADSNPWAKTSYAKFTKDFILISEFSEQVGPQPLLTIPDDPKVCGTFDLNYFSLRIMSVDYQASFVGHHPGSGYPRLSFVEDSRVVLGDSKEGAFAYVHHLTLYDLEARGFVRPFCMAYVSADERKIMLQFQELSVRFSKASECLKAGNRRAFAKELQRKLRDLEYTYSVLQREEGLQREAGTQSMYSAHAVEKANELASVEKSIYEHRDLLKQISSYPHRPRRDPQAVACQKCMSECEELFGKYARLANPLNCNDGRAKEGDDVQGQNGNGGEVEMGEDECVKRRPSYTPQLIKAKSAKCFDKRLKTLQELCDNAFYDATVELLKETERSFRGDLCYLHTRRLDLALRRKQRIINFLFEEELCEDDYDDLDGRATLRTFCAMNHAVDNSTLISPVPIVVGPEPSKPYDPPCDTSHAQDLTRGDGNFNSSCFDQDMDTQKSSEKSNGNCSNQTSLKPEVLDLESDSTPDCEYKTDLDAKSNSEWVEAATDGEREPSALLEETTREEECEDSKLVPMDATCCMTHEGFIDNPPDVAPNFTVHIRDTQIPVVNQEPQALLPLQDDYAVGSPSSENHTAGLLGDGVSRASVEDGSDCTMSTSTGSDWTTSPLGNGGMLTLRQKKKAGQGALRFVRQYPFAIQALWCLLSGRTLVVLGADEVRVRRLVSALALFVPAPGKCGERVQAWLCCPFTLTDLHRWKLIGLQRVASPVGSSMLYSLSRYSRYISILDADQKTLRCPPYCGELLANMADHRTYVRRGSTYFLHVQSILCRLAAKAFLFTFTHHLHLPVNTTEGQDGVETRRNYFLQERLGDDDSQIVVYLSQLITQHYLHAADERNAAAHSFNFNYTTSVLYKI